One region of Populus trichocarpa isolate Nisqually-1 chromosome 4, P.trichocarpa_v4.1, whole genome shotgun sequence genomic DNA includes:
- the LOC7458570 gene encoding cysteine-rich receptor-like protein kinase 10 isoform X8, whose product MNSLKYYVILLSLLTLAIITLAQEDANYLHHNCQNASTSAINSTYRVNLNLLLSSLASNATRNNTNGFYNTSFGQNTDQVYGLFICRGDLSNTVCRNCVTFATEDIVHRCPIGIASIVYYDECILRYSNVNIFSKVDQSPSFSFSLLNTQNITTEPQRFNNLVGAAANDLAARAASAPPGAKKFAVNKTSFNAFQNIYSLAQCTPDLSSSDCNRCLSAAIAGLPNCCSSKIGGRVLFPSCYIHYEITEFYNATAVAAESPPPPPPPVVLPSPPPPRSVTIPEEKGGVPTVLIMAIVIPFAVSIALFCMCFCFLRRARKTRDYVPENDVGDEITTEESLQFDLSTIEAATNNFSADNKLGEGGFGEVYRGTLPNGQQIAVKRLPRNSGQGAAEFKNEVVLVAKLQHRNLARVQGFCLEGEENIIVYEFVCNKSLDYFLFDPERQGLLDWSRRYKIIRGIALGILYLHEDSRLRIIHRDLKASNILLDGDMNPKISDFGLARIFVVDQSQASTIRIVGTYGYMSPEYAMHGRFSVKSDVYSFGVLILEIITGKKNSSFYQTGGAADLVSYVWKHWRDGTPLEVLDPTLTDTYSRNEVIRCIHIGLLCVQEDPAIRPAMATIVLTLNSNSVTLPSPQEPAFFIQPENKN is encoded by the exons ATGAACTCTCTCAAATATTACGTTATCCTGCTCTCGTTGCTTACCCTTGCCATTATCACTCTAGCACaggaggatgccaattatctccaTCATAATTGCCAAAACGCATCCACCTCCGCAATAAACAGCACCTACCGAGTCAATCTAAATCTCCTCCTCTCTTCACTTGCCTCAAACGCAACCCGGAATAATACCAATGGATTCTACAACACCTCTTTCGGGCAGAACACTGATCAAGTGTACGGCCTGTTTATCTGCCGTGGCGATCTTAGCAACACTGTTTGCCGAAATTGTGTCACCTTCGCCACCGAAGATATAGTCCACCGTTGCCCAATCGGAATAGCGTCCATTGTGTATTACGATGAGTGCATCCTACGTTACTCTAACGTGAACATTTTCTCTAAGGTGGATCAAAgcccttctttctctttctccttgTTAAACACACAGAATATCACAACCGAACCCCAGCGTTTTAACAATCTAGTGGGAGCCGCCGCGAATGATTTGGCTGCTCGAGCTGCAAGTGCTCCTCCAGGTGCTAAAAAGTTTGCCGTGAACAAAACGTCTTTCAATGCGTTCCAAAATATATACAGCCTTGCCCAGTGCACACCGGATTTATCTAGCTCTGATTGCAATCGATGTCTCAGTGCAGCTATAGCTGGATTGCCCAATTGCTGCAGCAGCAAGATAGGAGGAAGAGTCTTGTTTCCTAGTTGTTATATTCATTATGAAATTACTGAATTTTATAATGCAACGGCAGTTGCAGCGGAGTcaccgcctcctcctcctccgcccgTGGTTCTTCCTTCTCCTCCACCTCCTCGTTCAGTGACAATACCAGAAG AGAAAGGCGGTGTCCCAACAGTTTTAATTATGGCCATTGTCATTCCCTTCGCTGTTTCTATCGCGCTTTTTTGCATGTGTTTCTGTTTCCTGAGGAGGGCAAGAAAGACCAGAGATTATGTGCCAGAAAATGATG TTGGAGATGAGATTACCACCGAGGAGTCCTTGCAATTTGATTTGAGTACTATAGAAGCTGCCACGAACAATTTTTCCGCTGATAACAAGTTAGGTGAGGGAGGATTTGGTGAGGTTTACAGG GGAACACTTCCTAATGGACAGCAAATTGCTGTGAAGAGGCTACCAAGAAATTCTGGACAAGGTGCAGCAGAATTTAAGAATGAGGTTGTATTGGTAGCCAAGCTTCAACACAGGAATCTAGCGAGGGTGCAAGGATTTTGCttggaaggagaagaaaatattattgtcTATGAATTTGTCTGCAACAAAAGCCTTGACTACTTTCTATTtg aCCCTGAAAGGCAAGGACTGTTGGACTGGTCCAGACGGTACAAAATAATACGAGGCATTGCTCTAGGAATTCTTTATCTTCACGAGGACTCTCGGCTACGAATTATACATCGTGACCTCAAAGCTAGCAATATTCTGCTAGATGGAGATATGAACCCCAAAATCTCAGATTTTGGCTTGGCTAGGATTTTCGTAGTTGATCAATCTCAAGCAAGTACAATTAGAATTGTTGGAACATA TGGTTATATGTCCCCAGAATATGCGATGCATGGGCGTTTCTCTGTCAAGTCTGATGTCTATAGCTTTGGTGTCTTAATCCTTGAGATTATAACCGGAAAGAAGAACAGTTCCTTCTATCAAACAGGGGGTGCTGCAGACCTTGTGAGCTAT gTTTGGAAACATTGGAGAGATGGAACACCATTGGAAGTGCTGGATCCAACTCTGACAGATACATATTCAAGAAATGAAGTAATTAGATGCATCCACATTGGATTGTTATGTGTTCAAGAAGATCCAGCTATCAGACCCGCAATGGCAACAATTGTTCTTACACTCAATAGTAACTCGGTTACCTTACCATCACCGCAAGAGCCTGCTTTTTTTATCcaaccagaaaataaaaattga